The following proteins come from a genomic window of Paenibacillus swuensis:
- a CDS encoding cache domain-containing sensor histidine kinase, giving the protein MKRYWQSLFHDIQMQPKLMIMYSACILFPLLLFGSVLFFIQMAQIKTEVTAGTTQLAKHINISLNEYLREMETISYMSYNNQELQNHLIQIMENSSSRGKTVSQAVQAIDTFLDDVLTVTDNIDFISIISNDDKTYTKSIYGPVRMNNLYLEEEMLEPLLRSHGETVVLPKHIADFQFAPPTPVFSVARKLLDFNSGYYIGYLLLYCNLNVLDRIANDTQVGSNGFWFVLTGSDQMLYAAENNLEKGWETQLISRLQKQTNGSHVVEFMGTKYLYVQNVSSKTGFRVVCMLPYIEVTQMGTMTIVLFVILAVAILLLAVLCSAMIAKSIVLPIRKMRAAMKRAQEGDLTVTVPAQGKNELGELAGNFNELVCRIGGLIETNRNIDMQRKIAEMEALKSKINPHFLYNTLETIRMQAVINDETEIAGSVTSLAKMLRYSISGTDDFVTLEKEITHVTHYLYLQKMRYQDKFEVEIHASPASMSCQVLKLTLQPIVENALQHGIEKKKGKVLLQLTAELLHGNLHIYVKDNGAGMNEERLHHVRRALEDKDAKLHGEHIGLQNVQSRIQLIFGTAYGMQINSTHHEGTCVELKLPARSASMYG; this is encoded by the coding sequence GTGAAGCGCTACTGGCAATCTTTGTTTCACGATATCCAGATGCAGCCGAAGCTGATGATTATGTATTCCGCCTGTATCCTATTTCCGCTGCTGCTCTTTGGCAGCGTTTTATTCTTTATACAGATGGCTCAGATCAAGACGGAAGTGACGGCGGGAACGACGCAGCTTGCTAAACATATTAATATTTCACTTAATGAGTATTTGCGGGAAATGGAAACGATTTCGTATATGAGCTACAACAATCAGGAGCTTCAGAACCATCTCATTCAAATCATGGAAAATTCTTCGTCGCGGGGAAAAACGGTTTCACAGGCTGTACAAGCTATCGACACGTTTCTGGATGATGTGCTGACAGTGACCGATAATATCGATTTTATTTCGATCATTTCCAACGACGATAAAACATATACGAAAAGCATTTATGGGCCGGTAAGAATGAACAATCTCTATTTAGAAGAAGAAATGTTAGAACCGCTCTTACGCTCCCACGGTGAAACCGTGGTGCTGCCTAAACATATCGCTGACTTTCAATTCGCACCGCCGACTCCCGTATTTTCTGTGGCACGCAAGCTATTGGATTTTAATTCCGGCTATTATATTGGCTATTTGCTGCTCTACTGCAATTTAAACGTACTGGACCGGATTGCCAATGATACACAGGTAGGCAGCAACGGTTTCTGGTTCGTTCTTACAGGCAGTGACCAAATGCTGTACGCTGCCGAAAACAATCTCGAAAAAGGTTGGGAAACACAGTTGATTTCCCGACTTCAGAAACAAACCAATGGAAGCCATGTCGTCGAATTTATGGGAACAAAGTATTTGTACGTACAGAATGTTTCATCCAAAACCGGGTTCCGCGTCGTATGCATGCTGCCTTACATCGAAGTAACGCAAATGGGAACTATGACAATCGTGTTGTTCGTCATATTGGCCGTAGCGATTCTATTGCTTGCTGTCCTATGCTCGGCCATGATTGCCAAGAGTATTGTGCTTCCGATCCGGAAGATGCGTGCTGCGATGAAACGGGCTCAGGAGGGAGACCTGACTGTGACAGTACCGGCACAGGGCAAAAACGAACTGGGAGAATTGGCAGGCAACTTTAATGAGCTCGTCTGCAGAATCGGCGGATTGATTGAGACCAACAGAAATATTGACATGCAACGCAAAATTGCTGAGATGGAAGCATTGAAAAGTAAAATAAATCCCCATTTTCTCTATAACACATTGGAAACCATTCGTATGCAGGCTGTGATCAACGACGAAACCGAGATTGCTGGCAGTGTAACCTCCCTTGCCAAAATGCTGCGCTACAGTATTAGTGGCACTGATGATTTTGTCACCCTTGAGAAAGAAATCACTCATGTGACCCACTATCTCTATTTGCAAAAAATGCGCTACCAAGACAAATTTGAAGTGGAGATCCATGCTTCACCAGCCTCCATGTCATGCCAAGTGCTGAAGCTAACGTTACAGCCGATTGTTGAGAATGCGTTACAGCATGGCATAGAGAAGAAAAAAGGAAAGGTATTGCTACAACTGACTGCGGAACTGCTTCATGGAAATTTGCATATTTACGTCAAGGATAACGGTGCCGGTATGAATGAAGAGCGACTCCATCATGTAAGGAGAGCTCTTGAGGACAAGGATGCCAAGCTTCATGGAGAGCATATCGGATTGCAAAATGTACAAAGCCGGATTCAACTCATATTCGGGACAGCCTACGGTATGCAAATTAACAGCACTCACCATGAGGGGACTTGTGTGGAACTCAAGTTACCGGCAAGGTCAGCAAGCATGTATGGATGA
- a CDS encoding response regulator: protein MLTVMLIDDEPLIRLGLQKLIDWEKLGWQVIAQAEDGEAALEFLHEHSVDLVITDLMMPGMDGIELSKEINKTFTATNVIVLTGYDDFEYIQKSLRNQVLDYLLKPIDAELLIETLIRVKEIKQENNIPFPYELESKLKCALENNDLPAVEDLIRDLFVFFKRYNTPDSQVRQIWQSIRFGQECYFKERGHVINHIYPDIPGGISAADMQCLLDHTMQTILLTLHEHNENALIRQIKSYVEERLEEDLSLTCLAKTFYVNISYLSNLFKEETGMNYSDYIAGIRIREAAKLMRNTKYSIGEIGEKVGYPDQRYFSQFFKKHTGITPSVYKQMRT, encoded by the coding sequence ATGCTAACAGTAATGCTGATTGATGACGAGCCCTTGATCAGGCTGGGCTTACAAAAGTTAATTGATTGGGAGAAGCTCGGTTGGCAGGTCATTGCCCAAGCGGAGGACGGGGAAGCCGCGCTAGAGTTTTTGCATGAGCACTCTGTAGATTTGGTCATTACAGATTTGATGATGCCCGGTATGGACGGGATCGAGCTGTCGAAGGAAATCAACAAGACCTTCACGGCTACGAATGTCATTGTCCTGACGGGTTACGATGATTTTGAATATATTCAGAAAAGCTTGCGCAACCAAGTGCTGGATTACTTATTAAAGCCGATTGATGCGGAGCTTCTCATCGAAACGCTCATCCGTGTAAAAGAAATCAAACAAGAAAACAACATTCCCTTTCCGTATGAACTGGAGAGCAAATTGAAATGCGCGCTTGAGAACAATGACCTTCCTGCTGTTGAGGACTTGATTCGGGACCTGTTCGTTTTTTTTAAGCGATATAACACCCCCGACAGCCAGGTTCGCCAAATATGGCAATCGATACGATTCGGCCAGGAATGTTATTTCAAAGAACGAGGGCATGTCATCAATCATATTTATCCGGACATTCCCGGCGGCATCTCGGCAGCGGACATGCAGTGTCTTCTTGATCATACGATGCAAACGATACTATTAACCTTGCATGAACATAATGAGAATGCTTTAATCAGACAAATTAAAAGTTATGTGGAAGAACGGCTGGAGGAGGATCTATCCTTAACGTGTTTGGCAAAGACCTTCTATGTAAATATTTCTTACTTAAGCAATCTCTTTAAAGAGGAAACGGGGATGAATTATTCTGATTATATCGCCGGGATCCGCATTCGTGAAGCGGCCAAGCTGATGCGCAACACGAAGTATTCCATAGGCGAAATCGGAGAAAAAGTAGGGTATCCGGATCAGCGTTACTTCAGCCAGTTTTTCAAAAAACATACGGGTATAACACCATCTGTTTACAAACAGATGCGAACCTGA
- a CDS encoding ABC transporter substrate-binding protein encodes MKRQYTTVSLALILLIICTIGAGYGISHLYLELSAPKETDTTDALPLEKTIELQIFEGGYGRAFWRDAIEQFQKENPDIKVTANIGYNVNEQMKLKWLSGNAPDLVFTDGANFPKALFQMEGKFKEVSAWLDNLEVSPTQTLGEVIMPETIGRYGDKLYILPYMLTSWGMWYDQHLLDRYMKRGLDDFTSLLETGREMKKNGIALIGYPGQFPLYLIRGLLIPGLIAEGGEQVAQQLLSADPALYDSEVFVRYMKRLEKLAQVGLLLKYPVKMNHIHTQKEWLAHNIAYIPSGMWLRNEMASYLPETFQLKRVDGILNETKTMKDVRVISSVGFAVSANTRHEEEARRFIAFLYREDTLQKMVSMLQTPAAGYVNMDGLPLEENMRTMQLAFQQGTIRPIKLDFIDPKFEQRLTQAAVAYLDGQRSLDATIAWLKEVS; translated from the coding sequence ATGAAACGACAGTATACGACGGTCAGCCTGGCGCTTATCCTTCTCATTATCTGTACAATCGGTGCAGGATATGGTATTTCTCACCTCTATTTGGAGCTGTCTGCTCCAAAAGAAACGGACACCACGGATGCATTACCGCTTGAAAAAACCATCGAGCTTCAAATATTTGAAGGCGGTTACGGCCGTGCGTTCTGGCGCGATGCTATCGAACAATTTCAAAAAGAAAATCCGGACATCAAAGTGACTGCCAATATTGGATATAACGTAAACGAACAGATGAAACTGAAATGGCTGTCAGGGAATGCCCCAGATCTTGTGTTTACGGACGGTGCGAATTTCCCCAAAGCTCTATTCCAGATGGAGGGTAAATTCAAGGAAGTGAGCGCATGGCTGGACAACTTGGAGGTTTCCCCCACTCAAACGCTGGGAGAGGTCATCATGCCTGAGACAATCGGACGGTACGGAGACAAACTGTACATTTTGCCATATATGCTAACTTCATGGGGCATGTGGTATGACCAACATTTGCTGGACCGCTATATGAAGAGAGGGCTGGATGATTTTACATCGCTTCTGGAAACAGGGAGAGAAATGAAGAAGAATGGCATCGCCCTTATTGGATACCCGGGACAGTTTCCATTGTATCTAATTCGGGGCTTGCTCATTCCGGGTTTAATTGCAGAGGGAGGAGAGCAGGTTGCTCAACAGCTGCTGTCGGCTGATCCTGCCTTGTATGACAGCGAAGTTTTTGTGCGATATATGAAAAGACTGGAGAAGCTCGCCCAAGTAGGGTTATTACTGAAATATCCGGTCAAGATGAACCATATACATACGCAAAAGGAATGGTTGGCGCACAACATTGCTTATATTCCAAGCGGAATGTGGCTTCGCAATGAAATGGCGTCATATCTGCCGGAAACGTTCCAATTAAAGCGTGTAGACGGAATTCTGAACGAAACGAAGACAATGAAGGATGTGCGCGTCATCAGTTCAGTCGGGTTTGCTGTATCGGCGAATACCAGGCATGAAGAGGAGGCCAGACGGTTTATCGCATTTTTGTATCGGGAAGACACGCTGCAGAAGATGGTCAGCATGCTGCAAACGCCTGCAGCCGGTTATGTGAATATGGATGGGCTGCCGCTGGAAGAGAACATGCGCACCATGCAGCTTGCCTTTCAGCAAGGAACAATTCGTCCCATCAAGCTCGATTTTATCGATCCAAAGTTTGAACAACGACTTACACAGGCAGCCGTTGCGTATCTGGACGGACAGCGTTCTTTGGATGCAACGATTGCGTGGCTTAAAGAAGTTTCATAG
- a CDS encoding aliphatic sulfonate ABC transporter substrate-binding protein, with the protein MSMVKGKALLLLLVLLVFGVLSACAQNDNANVQNNNPEAKTDAKTETNTEVTPSNAAPAEPKEEVVVNIGIQQSIWPILAAREKGWFEEEFSKVGAKVKWVEFQSGPAYFESFASGRLDFGRVGNIPVLAGQAAKIGFKEIATASQGEKGDAILVPKGSPIQKIQDLKGKQIAVAKGSSAYGLLYKVLEAAGLKPEDVKIIQLQPDEGQPAFETGKVDAWAIWEPFQSIQVLKNGARVLANGETVGSYTPGFQLVRTEFAEEHPELVVLYLKVTEKATRWQLENKDEAITFYAQLKKQDNETMRRVLENSEPSNVAITQEIIDAQQGTADLLLSIGGLKEKLNVSEVVDNTYIEQALKELKAEK; encoded by the coding sequence ATGAGTATGGTTAAGGGGAAGGCGTTACTATTGTTATTAGTACTGTTGGTGTTTGGGGTTCTAAGTGCGTGCGCTCAAAACGATAACGCCAACGTACAAAATAATAATCCAGAAGCCAAGACAGATGCTAAGACAGAAACCAATACAGAAGTAACCCCATCGAATGCAGCACCCGCCGAACCCAAAGAAGAAGTCGTTGTGAATATCGGCATTCAGCAGAGTATCTGGCCGATCCTCGCGGCAAGAGAGAAAGGTTGGTTTGAGGAAGAGTTCTCCAAAGTCGGGGCTAAGGTGAAATGGGTGGAGTTCCAGAGCGGACCTGCGTATTTCGAATCGTTTGCTTCGGGCAGGCTGGATTTCGGCCGTGTGGGTAACATTCCGGTGCTGGCGGGGCAGGCGGCAAAGATTGGGTTCAAAGAGATTGCGACTGCAAGTCAAGGGGAAAAAGGGGATGCGATCCTCGTTCCGAAGGGCAGTCCTATTCAGAAAATCCAAGACTTGAAAGGCAAGCAAATTGCCGTGGCCAAAGGAAGCAGCGCATATGGGTTGCTCTACAAAGTGCTGGAAGCGGCGGGTCTGAAGCCCGAGGATGTGAAAATTATTCAGCTGCAGCCGGATGAGGGCCAGCCCGCTTTTGAAACGGGGAAAGTGGATGCTTGGGCGATCTGGGAACCGTTCCAGTCCATTCAAGTGTTGAAGAACGGGGCTCGTGTGCTTGCAAACGGAGAAACGGTAGGCTCGTATACGCCGGGATTCCAGTTGGTTCGGACCGAATTTGCCGAGGAACATCCGGAGTTGGTCGTGCTGTACTTGAAGGTCACGGAGAAAGCGACACGCTGGCAACTGGAGAATAAGGATGAAGCGATTACTTTCTATGCCCAATTGAAAAAGCAAGACAACGAAACGATGCGCCGCGTACTTGAGAATTCGGAACCGTCTAATGTCGCCATTACCCAGGAAATCATTGACGCGCAGCAAGGAACGGCGGATCTGCTGTTGTCCATTGGCGGTCTGAAAGAGAAGCTCAATGTATCCGAGGTCGTCGACAATACTTATATTGAGCAGGCGCTGAAAGAACTTAAAGCAGAGAAATAA
- a CDS encoding discoidin domain-containing protein, translated as MMNKSVKMIVSMLTFVLLFQLALPLTGSADTGDGYTRGKLEAEAEQAVKELMLRVAPNLDINRFKLEKITTAANQDVYELDYDSITGKIILRGNQGYSVASAFNKYLKKYVKVDYAFPKTGDNTVSMPEQLPVNITKEVVVSPYKWRWYGNDVESYTTAFYDEADWQNRIDWYAMNGINVYLHYLGWEAVWREVLPKFNIDKTAASRFAGSPAWCNMNNNASHGEPMTDGMIDRFLSLSKTVSSQALSLGIQPSVRMFFGVVPREVKDANPTYNGSPVKYVDARMTVPGLPNLYIVPTDPFYKAFSQEFFATQEQVLGFKPKFYSSDFALETGLPTGIDLSSVNNMYGEMVAYNPDSIWCMTSWSMNAALRTELINSPYRKNILILDLEAEYRQKGPFGGLNYAWGMLQNFGGNQGMGGNLERIATTPVQDLNMNRNNGLIGISIAPEGSETNPIMYQLMAEMGWHDTPVNAELWMHDYIERRYGQKSSNAEQAWDIMKKTSYSKYPYQGPHQSVINAKPSLTLTVSSTATGSGNLARVYGANKPVYKLSDFLKAWPDMIKAAAEVGGSNGYRYDLVDVTRQVLADISNDIYASMIKAYNEKHIADFQLYSHMFLDVFIDMDQVVGTRTELTLGRWLEKAKSFGATESEKWVNDKNVRIANTIWQPNKGQQSSLDNYANKQWSGLLSDYNRPRWEILINAITAELNGGAKVDTAAINNQVYDFAQVWAKNKKVYPSVGTGNEVQVATAIYNKYQPILKLLYGIEQENIAAGKTVLASTATLSGLKAVDGSVSTSWSSSNSLRDEWLEVDLGENFSLTGGKIQLSTPAPYKMEVSGDEKTWTTIVDKTKDAARSVESFQTSAVGRYVRVYAPAQSAARSLGINELTLYGDSTNESYNVALYKAAAASGNTNDASLALDDDTLTSWKAQSAGGNPWWKVDLGANTDLAGFQIAFENDAAMLPYTISVSSDDVTYTDISAEPGTARIQEIIPIGSHTARYVRLRFDAVPSTKYASISEFKVYAKQLQKNLALKQPTVDSNGKSASVIVDGDLSTMWNGGGGGAGRFVYVDLGAVREVSAVQVVMTTSTPEMIWKYKIEATDDDPKLATAQWRLVVDQLNTTSYAMKQMHQVSSSGRYYKLTFGQAPGTAYTAALEFSIFDGAPQTNATVQKYALSKAIDNANVVYNNMYYSPSSKTALETQIGLAAALIQNGSATQEQVNVQVTWLNEAVKAVKLTQASNIAAGKTVLASTATLSGLKAVDGSVSTSWSSSNSLRDERLEVDLGENFSLTGGKIQLSTPAPYKVEVSGDEKTWTTIVDKTKDAARSVESFQTSAVGRYVRVYAPAQSAARSLGINELTLYGNSTNESYNVALYKAAAASGNTNDASLALDDDTLTSWKAQSAGGNPWWKVDLGANTDLAGFQIAFENDAAMLPYTISVSSDDVTYTDISAEPGTARIQEIIPIGSHTARYVRLRFDAVPSTKYASISEFKVYAKQVQKNLALKQPTVDSNGKSASVIVDGDLSTMWNGGGGGVGRFVYVDLGAVREVSALQVVMTTSTPEMIWKYKIEATDDDPKLATAQWRLVVDQLNTTSYAMKQMHQVSSSGRYYKLTFGKAPGTAWTAALEFSVYDGTPQTNVPVLKNALSSAIANANAVYSNPRYYNGASKSALALQIGNANALMQNDSATQEQVNVQTTLLNESMKTLR; from the coding sequence ATGATGAATAAGAGTGTCAAGATGATTGTCAGCATGCTCACCTTCGTTTTGTTGTTTCAGTTGGCCTTGCCCTTGACAGGTTCGGCGGACACGGGTGATGGCTATACGCGAGGGAAGCTGGAAGCTGAGGCAGAGCAGGCAGTCAAAGAATTAATGCTGCGCGTAGCTCCGAATCTGGACATTAACCGTTTTAAATTGGAGAAAATTACAACAGCTGCAAATCAAGACGTGTACGAACTGGATTATGACTCGATAACAGGCAAAATTATTTTGAGGGGCAATCAGGGCTATTCCGTTGCAAGCGCTTTCAATAAATATTTGAAAAAGTATGTGAAAGTGGATTATGCGTTTCCGAAGACAGGGGACAACACTGTCAGCATGCCGGAACAATTGCCTGTCAATATTACGAAAGAAGTTGTAGTCTCGCCTTACAAATGGCGTTGGTACGGAAACGATGTAGAATCGTATACGACGGCGTTTTACGATGAGGCTGACTGGCAAAACCGAATTGACTGGTATGCGATGAACGGCATCAACGTGTATCTTCACTATCTTGGCTGGGAGGCTGTCTGGCGTGAGGTGCTGCCGAAATTCAATATAGACAAAACGGCTGCATCACGGTTTGCCGGTTCTCCGGCCTGGTGCAATATGAACAATAACGCCAGCCATGGCGAGCCGATGACAGACGGGATGATTGATCGTTTCCTGAGCCTGTCCAAGACGGTGTCCAGTCAAGCGCTCTCGCTCGGTATACAGCCTTCAGTCCGTATGTTTTTCGGGGTCGTACCGCGTGAAGTCAAGGATGCCAATCCTACCTATAACGGAAGTCCGGTGAAGTATGTGGATGCAAGGATGACGGTTCCAGGCCTGCCTAATCTGTACATTGTCCCTACGGATCCGTTTTACAAAGCGTTCTCTCAGGAGTTCTTTGCAACACAAGAGCAGGTGCTGGGTTTCAAACCCAAATTTTACAGCTCAGACTTTGCGCTTGAGACAGGGCTTCCAACAGGCATTGATCTATCCAGCGTCAATAATATGTATGGAGAAATGGTTGCGTATAACCCGGATTCCATCTGGTGCATGACATCTTGGAGCATGAATGCTGCACTCAGGACGGAGTTGATCAATTCGCCTTACCGTAAAAATATACTCATTCTTGACCTGGAAGCGGAGTACAGGCAGAAAGGGCCCTTCGGCGGACTGAATTATGCCTGGGGAATGCTACAAAATTTTGGCGGCAATCAAGGTATGGGCGGCAATTTGGAGCGAATTGCTACCACACCTGTACAAGACCTCAATATGAATCGTAATAACGGATTAATCGGTATAAGCATCGCGCCGGAAGGTTCGGAAACCAATCCGATTATGTACCAATTGATGGCGGAAATGGGCTGGCATGATACCCCGGTTAACGCAGAGTTGTGGATGCATGACTATATCGAACGCCGTTATGGCCAGAAGAGCAGTAATGCGGAGCAAGCTTGGGACATTATGAAGAAGACTTCTTACTCAAAATATCCATATCAAGGCCCGCATCAGTCCGTTATCAACGCCAAGCCATCCCTTACTCTTACTGTGAGCAGCACAGCAACGGGATCAGGAAACTTGGCCAGAGTCTACGGGGCCAACAAACCTGTATATAAGCTGAGCGACTTTTTAAAAGCCTGGCCTGACATGATTAAAGCGGCTGCTGAAGTAGGGGGCTCTAACGGGTATCGGTACGATTTGGTAGACGTGACCAGACAGGTTTTGGCGGACATTTCCAATGATATTTATGCTAGTATGATCAAAGCTTACAACGAGAAACATATCGCCGATTTCCAACTATATTCGCATATGTTCCTTGATGTATTTATAGATATGGATCAAGTCGTCGGAACACGGACGGAACTGACACTGGGCCGTTGGCTGGAGAAGGCCAAGAGCTTCGGAGCCACTGAGAGCGAGAAATGGGTCAACGACAAGAATGTTCGGATCGCCAATACGATCTGGCAGCCGAACAAGGGTCAACAAAGCAGTTTGGATAACTATGCGAACAAACAATGGTCTGGTCTGCTTAGCGATTATAACAGGCCGCGCTGGGAGATTTTAATTAACGCTATAACAGCAGAGCTTAACGGCGGCGCTAAAGTTGACACTGCAGCGATTAATAATCAAGTTTATGATTTTGCACAAGTATGGGCGAAAAACAAGAAGGTTTACCCAAGTGTAGGCACAGGGAACGAGGTACAGGTTGCTACGGCAATTTATAACAAGTATCAGCCTATTTTGAAACTACTGTATGGCATTGAGCAAGAGAATATCGCGGCAGGTAAAACAGTACTCGCCTCCACAGCAACGCTATCGGGCTTGAAAGCGGTGGATGGCAGCGTCTCGACATCCTGGAGTTCCAGTAACTCGCTCCGGGATGAATGGCTTGAAGTAGATCTTGGCGAGAACTTCTCGCTCACCGGCGGCAAAATTCAACTGAGCACGCCGGCTCCCTACAAAATGGAAGTATCCGGTGATGAGAAGACATGGACGACCATCGTGGATAAAACGAAGGACGCGGCGAGATCGGTAGAAAGCTTCCAGACATCCGCTGTCGGACGATATGTGCGGGTGTATGCCCCGGCACAATCGGCAGCACGTAGCTTAGGAATCAACGAGTTGACACTGTATGGCGATTCGACGAACGAGTCGTATAATGTCGCGCTGTACAAGGCGGCCGCTGCTTCTGGAAACACGAACGACGCCAGTCTTGCGCTGGACGATGACACTCTTACCTCATGGAAAGCGCAGTCAGCGGGCGGCAATCCGTGGTGGAAGGTGGACCTGGGCGCGAATACCGATTTGGCAGGCTTCCAGATTGCCTTTGAAAATGACGCAGCCATGCTGCCGTATACCATTTCAGTTTCGAGCGACGATGTCACTTATACGGATATCTCTGCTGAACCAGGAACAGCTCGTATTCAGGAAATCATCCCGATCGGCAGCCATACGGCGCGTTATGTGCGTCTGCGGTTTGATGCCGTACCGAGCACGAAATATGCTTCCATCAGTGAGTTCAAGGTGTATGCCAAGCAACTGCAGAAGAACCTGGCGTTAAAGCAACCGACCGTGGACAGCAACGGGAAGTCGGCGTCAGTCATTGTAGACGGAGACTTGTCCACGATGTGGAATGGGGGAGGAGGCGGTGCCGGCCGTTTCGTCTATGTGGATTTGGGTGCAGTACGTGAAGTGTCTGCCGTACAGGTTGTGATGACGACATCGACGCCCGAAATGATCTGGAAGTACAAAATTGAAGCGACCGATGACGACCCGAAATTGGCAACTGCACAGTGGAGGCTTGTTGTCGATCAACTGAACACGACAAGCTATGCGATGAAGCAGATGCATCAGGTGAGTTCCAGTGGCCGTTATTATAAGCTGACCTTTGGACAAGCGCCGGGGACTGCCTATACCGCAGCTTTGGAATTCAGCATATTCGACGGTGCGCCGCAGACGAATGCAACGGTACAAAAATATGCGCTGAGCAAGGCCATCGACAACGCGAATGTGGTTTATAACAATATGTATTACAGTCCATCAAGTAAAACAGCGCTTGAAACGCAAATCGGACTTGCCGCTGCGTTGATACAGAACGGCTCGGCCACACAAGAACAGGTGAATGTGCAAGTCACTTGGCTGAATGAGGCTGTGAAGGCAGTCAAACTTACCCAAGCCAGCAATATCGCGGCAGGTAAAACAGTACTCGCCTCCACAGCAACGCTATCGGGCTTGAAGGCGGTGGATGGCAGCGTCTCGACATCCTGGAGTTCCAGTAACTCGCTCCGGGATGAAAGGCTTGAAGTAGATCTTGGCGAGAACTTCTCGCTCACCGGCGGCAAAATTCAACTGAGCACGCCGGCTCCCTACAAAGTGGAAGTATCCGGTGATGAGAAGACATGGACGACCATCGTGGATAAAACGAAGGACGCGGCGAGATCGGTAGAAAGCTTCCAGACATCCGCTGTCGGACGATATGTGCGGGTATATGCCCCGGCACAATCGGCAGCACGTAGCTTAGGGATTAACGAGTTGACGCTGTATGGAAATTCGACGAACGAGTCGTATAATGTCGCGCTGTACAAGGCGGCCGCTGCTTCTGGAAACACGAACGACGCCAGTCTTGCGCTGGACGATGACACTCTTACCTCATGGAAAGCGCAGTCAGCGGGCGGCAATCCGTGGTGGAAGGTGGACCTGGGCGCGAATACCGATTTGGCAGGCTTCCAGATTGCCTTTGAAAATGACGCAGCCATGCTGCCGTATACCATTTCAGTTTCGAGCGACGATGTCACTTATACGGATATCTCTGCTGAACCAGGAACAGCTCGTATTCAGGAAATCATCCCGATCGGCAGCCATACGGCGCGTTATGTGCGTCTGCGGTTTGATGCCGTACCGAGCACGAAATATGCTTCCATCAGTGAGTTCAAGGTGTATGCCAAGCAAGTGCAGAAGAACCTGGCGTTAAAGCAACCGACCGTGGACAGCAACGGGAAGTCGGCGTCAGTCATTGTAGACGGAGACTTGTCCACGATGTGGAATGGGGGTGGAGGCGGCGTTGGCCGTTTCGTCTATGTGGATTTGGGCGCAGTACGTGAAGTGTCTGCCCTACAGGTTGTGATGACGACATCGACGCCCGAAATGATCTGGAAGTACAAAATTGAAGCGACCGATGACGACCCGAAATTGGCAACTGCACAGTGGAGGCTTGTTGTCGATCAACTGAACACGACAAGCTATGCGATGAAGCAGATGCATCAGGTGAGTTCCAGTGGCCGTTATTATAAGCTGACTTTTGGTAAAGCCCCAGGGACAGCGTGGACCGCAGCTTTAGAATTCAGCGTCTATGACGGGACGCCGCAGACGAATGTGCCAGTGCTCAAAAATGCGCTCAGCAGTGCCATTGCCAACGCGAATGCGGTGTACAGCAATCCGCGCTATTATAATGGTGCAAGCAAATCAGCGCTTGCGTTGCAAATTGGGAATGCCAATGCCCTTATGCAGAATGACTCCGCCACACAAGAACAGGTGAATGTACAGACTACCTTATTGAATGAAAGCATGAAGACGTTGAGATAA